The Lepeophtheirus salmonis chromosome 1, UVic_Lsal_1.4, whole genome shotgun sequence genome has a segment encoding these proteins:
- the LOC121131802 gene encoding uncharacterized protein, whose amino-acid sequence MKRKTEESSTDELIQGLSSIQLKDEEDNLEEKIVSLELKDSELESEKFEYVAKGPVFRSDTEVKKYNPYDRRQGTTNNPGIPVLPERKESQINMNLMKSMIGYEDDGLHVFFEISNQTNVFNNNYFVIIPYSFDIDLEKKIIGFDIPKLQIPNHIQVKDDKIKLFIKVYPSSIRFIEVIAEVEKDMVKGKEFNFIKSQFITFNSIKSKSGIMRIASGLSESDITSALKIVESKVDVELFKTYGPNNDTLLSMLCFSKDESPSNKAKVLALTRKILSHADLKYRSNLIFKNESDINALEFAATTNKPDIAAYIAELYYYVGEDVLCRDAEGNTLLHLLARKGDVVSPSLKALLDLTLSNGQKMFLASVCNKIGQSPLHIAARGSNTTNTVRILYEAYPDALTTKSINGSLPLHMVCQYSSDPTLIKIILDLNPSVVNEVCAEGYTPLHLLASRGNKSVPNVTPMEEIYQLEAVKELISKGADCKKTVANRFPCDLVDDDRVRVKLLLKVSYSYDVLRSIDNNNSNCNDNSMNNNNLINPNDLYFNGNRQPVNRSNSGGNFNYGRSSSNNGYEDLKLATGNSPTPSTYSSGFESCPSSVHSPQSKCSSTESTPIHQNVSISPRNTEPIYQFSPTNSCFNDYKGSDEENEGDDLDAIAGVLYQHPSIQAAVTMAENLQ is encoded by the exons ATGAAGAGGAAAACAGAAGAGTCCAGCACGGACGAATTGATCCAGGGACTCTCCTCTATTCAACTCAAAGATGAAGAGGATAACTTGGAAGAGAAAATCGTATCCTTGGAATTAAAAGATTCTGAATTGGAGTCTGAGAAGTTTGAATATGTGGCCAAAGGACCCGTTTTTCGCTCGGATACTGAAGTGAAGAAATACAATCCCTATGATCGGAGGCAGGGGACCACAA ATAATCCTGGGATTCCTGTTCTTCCAGAACGGAAGGAGTCTCAAATTAATATGAACTTGATGAAGTCCATGATTGGATATGAAGACGATGGCCTCCATGTATTTTTTGAGATATCAAATCAGACTAATGTCTTCAATAACAACTACTTTGTAATTATTCCTTACTCTTTTGATATTGacttggagaaaaaaatcattggatttGATATTCCTAA ACTTCAAATTCCTAACCATATTCAAGTAAAGGATGATAAAATCAAACTCTTTATAAAAGTGTATCCTTCTTCGATACGATTCATCGAAGTGATCGCTGAGGTTGAAAAGGATATGGTAAAAGGAAAAGAGTTTAATTTCATCAAATCCCAATTCATTACCTTTAATTCTATCAAGAGTAAGAGTGGTATTATGAGAATCGCTTCCGGCCTCTCCGAATCGGATATCACTTCTGCTCTCAAAATCGTTGAGTCGAAAGTAGATGTCGAGCTCTTTAAAACCTATGGCCCGAACAATGATACACTTCTATCTATGCTTTGTTTTTCCAAGGATGAAAGTCCATCAAATAAAGCAAAGGTCTTGGCGTTAACCCGCAAGATATTGAGTCACGCGGATCTGAAATATCGTtcaaacttgatttttaaaaatgagagtGACATTAATGCCCTTGAGTTTGCAGCTACTACTAACAAGCCAGATATTGCTGCATACATTGCGGAGCTTTACTATTATGTTGGAGAAGACGTATTATGTAGAGATGCCGAAGGGAATACACTTTTACATTTGTTGGCTCGGAAAGGAGATGTTGTTTCTCCATCTTTAAAGGCTCTTTTAGATCTGACACTGAGTAATGGACAAAAGATGTTCCTTGCTAGCGTTTGCAATAAAATAGGACAAAGTCCATTACATATTGCTGCTAGGGGCTCTAATACAACAAATACTGTACGGATTCTGTATGAG GCATATCCTGATGCGTTAACAACAAAATCCATCAATGGATCATTGCCACTACATATGGTGTGTCAATATTCTTCTGATCCCAcccttattaaaattattttggatcTCAACCCTAGTGTTGTTAATGAAGTTTGTGCTGAAGGCTATACTCCATTGCATCTTTTGGCTTCAAGAGGAAACAAAAGTGTTCCCAATGTCACACCTATGGAGGAAATATATCAGTTAGAAGCTGTTAAGGAACTCATATCTAAGGGAGCAGATTGTAAGAAAACTGTTGCCAATAGATTTCCATGTGATTTGGTCGATGATGATCGAGTCCGAGTCAAACTTTTACTTAAAGTTTCCTATAGCTATGATGTTTTAAGGAGCATCGACAATAATAATTCTAATTGTAACGATAATAGTATGAATAACAACAATCTCATAAAtccaaatgatttatattttaacggAAATCGACAACCTGTAAATCGCTCCAATAGCGGAGGAAATTTTAATTATGGTAGATCCAGTTCAAATAATGGGTATGAAGACCTTAAACTTGCCACTGGAAATAGTCCTACACCATCAACTTATTCATCGGGCTTTGAATCTTGTCCTTCATCAGTACATTCACCACAAAGCAAGTGCTCTTCTACAGAGAGTACACCCATTCACCAAAATGTATCCATCAGCCCTAGAAATACAGAACCAATTTATCAGTTTTCTCCCACAAATTCATGTTTCAATGATTATAAAGGATCTGACGAAGAAAATGAAGGTGATGATTTAGACGCAATCGCGGGTGTTCTATATCAACATCCCTCCATACAAGCAGCTGTTACAATGGcagaaaatttgcaataa